A stretch of the Comamonas testosteroni TK102 genome encodes the following:
- the rpsI gene encoding 30S ribosomal protein S9 — MIGDWNNGTGRRKSSVARVFLKKGSGKITVNGKDIQQYFGRETSIMIAKQPLVLTENLETFDIQVNVHGGGESGQAGATRHGITRALIDYDAALKPALSQAGFVTRDAREVERKKVGLHSARRAKQFSKR, encoded by the coding sequence ATGATTGGTGATTGGAACAATGGCACAGGCCGTCGCAAGTCCAGCGTCGCTCGCGTGTTTCTGAAGAAGGGCTCCGGCAAGATTACTGTGAATGGCAAGGACATTCAGCAGTACTTCGGTCGCGAAACCTCCATCATGATCGCAAAGCAACCCCTGGTTCTGACTGAGAACCTGGAGACTTTCGACATTCAAGTGAACGTCCATGGCGGCGGCGAATCCGGTCAAGCCGGTGCAACCCGTCACGGCATCACCCGTGCCCTGATCGACTATGACGCAGCTCTGAAGCCTGCACTGAGCCAAGCCGGCTTCGTGACTCGCGACGCTCGTGAAGTCGAACGTAAGAAGGTCGGTCTGCACTCCGCACGCCGCGCCAAGCAGTTCTCGAAGCGTTAA
- a CDS encoding septal ring lytic transglycosylase RlpA family protein — MAGCAPLPEKPEEQAPVAQSQPRKKGAQPTVSAPLLPDAYARSNYRDKGLGVKANKPADADKADLPEDSNKYELSPPRESDQAGLASWYGEQFHGRKTASGERFDSMDMTAAHKTLPFGTRVCVRSSVTGKSVVVRINDRGPFAPGRVIDLSKAAAQELGMLGLGIKPVELWQLEADEDECPATLNASSRKRHPSVAQGAAAAKTRAASAKQPTRKVSHTAKRKR, encoded by the coding sequence ATGGCGGGCTGTGCTCCACTGCCGGAAAAGCCCGAGGAACAGGCCCCCGTCGCTCAGAGCCAGCCCCGAAAAAAGGGCGCGCAGCCCACGGTCTCCGCCCCGCTGCTTCCCGATGCCTATGCGCGCAGCAACTATCGCGACAAAGGTCTGGGCGTCAAGGCCAACAAGCCTGCGGATGCCGACAAGGCAGATCTGCCCGAAGACAGCAACAAGTACGAACTGAGCCCTCCACGTGAAAGCGACCAGGCGGGCCTGGCTTCCTGGTATGGCGAGCAGTTCCATGGCCGCAAGACGGCCAGCGGCGAACGCTTTGACAGCATGGACATGACGGCAGCGCACAAGACCCTGCCTTTCGGGACGCGTGTCTGCGTGCGCAGCTCCGTGACCGGCAAGAGCGTGGTGGTGCGTATCAATGACCGCGGCCCCTTCGCGCCCGGTCGCGTCATCGACCTGAGCAAGGCCGCAGCCCAGGAACTGGGCATGCTGGGTCTGGGCATCAAGCCTGTAGAGCTGTGGCAGCTGGAGGCCGATGAGGACGAGTGCCCGGCCACGCTCAATGCGTCGAGCCGAAAGCGTCACCCCAGCGTGGCGCAGGGCGCTGCCGCCGCCAAGACGCGCGCGGCGTCCGCGAAGCAGCCCACGCGCAAGGTGTCACATACCGCCAAGCGCAAGCGCTGA
- the metF gene encoding methylenetetrahydrofolate reductase [NAD(P)H] — protein sequence MSFPVSFEFFPTKTPEGAAKHVGVRQALYARKPEFCSVTYGAGGSTQAGTFTMVRDIQNEGVGAASHFSCIGATHEKVRAELNELKAMGVKRIVALRGDLPSGYGLGGEFQYASDLVAFVRQEFGDWFHIEVAAYPETHPQAKSPRSDLDAFVAKVRAGADSAITQYFYNADAYMRFVDEVRALGLDVPVVPGIMPITSSTQLMRFSDACGAEIPRWIRLRLQAFGDDTASIRAFGLDVVTHLCEQLRSQGAPGLHFYTMNQSVATLEICDRLGL from the coding sequence ATGAGCTTTCCCGTCAGCTTCGAGTTTTTCCCCACCAAGACGCCCGAAGGCGCTGCCAAGCATGTGGGCGTGCGCCAGGCCCTGTATGCGCGCAAGCCCGAGTTCTGCTCCGTGACCTACGGCGCGGGCGGCTCCACCCAGGCCGGCACCTTCACCATGGTGCGCGACATCCAGAACGAGGGCGTGGGCGCGGCCTCGCACTTTTCCTGCATCGGCGCCACGCATGAAAAAGTGCGTGCCGAGCTGAACGAACTCAAGGCCATGGGCGTCAAGCGCATCGTCGCCTTGCGCGGCGACCTGCCCAGCGGCTACGGCCTGGGCGGCGAGTTCCAGTACGCCAGCGATCTGGTGGCTTTCGTGCGTCAGGAGTTCGGCGACTGGTTTCACATCGAAGTTGCCGCCTATCCCGAAACTCACCCTCAAGCAAAGTCCCCTCGCAGCGATCTGGACGCATTTGTTGCTAAAGTGCGCGCTGGTGCAGATTCCGCCATCACGCAATACTTCTACAATGCCGACGCATACATGCGCTTTGTCGATGAGGTGAGGGCTCTGGGGCTCGACGTGCCGGTCGTGCCAGGAATCATGCCGATTACCAGCTCTACACAGCTGATGCGCTTCTCGGATGCATGTGGTGCCGAGATTCCGCGCTGGATTCGTCTGCGTCTGCAGGCGTTCGGAGATGACACCGCTTCCATTCGTGCGTTCGGTCTGGATGTCGTGACTCATCTATGCGAGCAGTTGCGCAGCCAGGGGGCTCCCGGGCTGCACTTCTATACGATGAACCAGAGCGTCGCCACTCTGGAGATCTGCGACCGTCTGGGTCTGTAA
- the rplM gene encoding 50S ribosomal protein L13: MSTFSAKPAEVQHEWFVIDATDKVLGRVASEVALRLRGKHKAIYTPHVDTGDYIVIINASKLKVTGTKNLDKVYYRHSGFPGGITATNFRDLQAKFPGRALEKAVKGMLPKGPLGYAMIKKLKVYGGAEHPHTAQQPKALEI, translated from the coding sequence ATGTCTACATTCAGCGCAAAGCCCGCTGAGGTGCAACACGAGTGGTTTGTGATTGACGCCACCGATAAGGTGCTCGGACGTGTCGCCAGCGAAGTGGCACTCCGTCTGCGCGGCAAGCACAAGGCCATTTACACACCTCACGTTGACACCGGTGACTACATCGTCATCATCAACGCCTCCAAGCTCAAGGTCACTGGTACCAAGAACCTGGACAAGGTGTACTACCGTCACTCCGGTTTCCCCGGTGGCATCACTGCTACCAACTTCCGCGACCTGCAAGCCAAGTTCCCTGGCCGTGCTCTCGAGAAGGCCGTCAAGGGCATGCTGCCCAAGGGTCCTCTGGGCTACGCCATGATCAAGAAGCTGAAGGTTTACGGCGGTGCTGAGCACCCCCATACCGCACAGCAGCCTAAGGCTCTGGAAATCTAA
- the erpA gene encoding iron-sulfur cluster insertion protein ErpA, with protein MSAVAETTTTEMPSPIVFTDSAAAKVADLIAEEGNPDLKLRVFVQGGGCSGFQYGFTFDEITNDDDTTMTKNGVSLLIDSMSYQYLVGAEIDYKEDLQGAQFVIKNPNASTTCGCGSSFSV; from the coding sequence ATGAGCGCCGTTGCTGAAACCACGACCACCGAAATGCCTTCCCCCATCGTCTTCACCGACAGCGCTGCTGCGAAGGTGGCCGATCTGATTGCCGAAGAAGGCAATCCCGATCTGAAGCTGCGCGTTTTTGTGCAAGGTGGTGGCTGCTCCGGTTTCCAGTACGGTTTCACCTTCGACGAGATCACCAACGACGACGACACCACCATGACCAAGAACGGTGTCTCGCTGCTGATCGACTCCATGAGCTATCAGTATCTGGTGGGCGCCGAGATCGACTACAAGGAAGATCTGCAAGGCGCCCAGTTCGTGATCAAGAACCCCAATGCCTCGACCACCTGCGGTTGCGGCTCCAGCTTCTCGGTCTGA
- a CDS encoding 23S rRNA (adenine(2030)-N(6))-methyltransferase RlmJ, protein MFSYRHAFHAGNHADVLKHTVLIATVQYLTQKEAALTVLDTHGGAGLYRLDGDYASKSGEAEEGVLRLAAAKEAELAPVLQDYLQMVRRFNQGNAIRNYPGSPFISQALLRGHDRLKAFELHPTDMRSLTGNMAQLEVRRQVAILHEDGFEGVKKFLPPPSRRALLLCDPSYELKTDYGRVLDMVADSLKRFPTGTYAVWYPIIPRPDAHDLPKRLKTMTTKAGKSWLHATLTVKSNKTSERGGLPASGMFLINPPFNLKDQLKPAMPQLVKLLGQDSNAGFTLESGG, encoded by the coding sequence ATGTTCAGTTACCGCCACGCCTTCCATGCAGGCAATCACGCCGATGTGCTCAAGCACACCGTTCTGATTGCCACCGTGCAATACCTCACGCAAAAAGAGGCTGCGCTGACGGTGCTCGACACCCACGGCGGAGCCGGCCTGTACCGCCTGGACGGTGACTACGCCAGCAAGAGCGGCGAGGCCGAAGAAGGCGTGCTGCGCCTGGCTGCCGCCAAGGAGGCCGAGCTGGCCCCAGTGCTGCAGGACTATCTGCAGATGGTGCGCCGCTTCAACCAGGGCAATGCCATCCGCAACTACCCCGGCTCGCCCTTCATCTCCCAGGCGCTGCTGCGCGGCCATGACCGCCTCAAGGCCTTCGAGCTACACCCCACGGACATGCGCTCGCTGACCGGCAACATGGCCCAGCTGGAAGTCAGGCGCCAGGTCGCCATCCTGCACGAGGATGGCTTCGAAGGCGTGAAGAAATTCCTGCCTCCGCCCTCGCGCCGCGCATTGCTGCTCTGCGATCCGAGCTACGAATTGAAGACGGACTACGGCCGCGTGCTGGATATGGTGGCGGACAGCCTCAAGCGCTTTCCCACAGGCACTTACGCCGTCTGGTACCCCATCATCCCGCGCCCGGATGCCCATGATCTGCCCAAGCGGCTCAAGACCATGACCACCAAGGCCGGCAAGAGCTGGCTGCATGCCACGCTCACGGTCAAGAGCAACAAGACCTCCGAGCGCGGCGGCCTGCCCGCCAGCGGCATGTTCCTGATCAACCCGCCGTTCAATCTCAAGGATCAGCTCAAGCCCGCCATGCCGCAGCTGGTCAAGCTGCTGGGTCAGGACAGCAACGCAGGATTCACGCTGGAGTCTGGCGGCTGA
- the mdtD gene encoding multidrug transporter subunit MdtD: MPRPPAVAAPASRSESNDCLRAGRSGLAFAYCLSRCESAAFLLPCRLVPELPMGEMPVTHHSAPHKERLLWLVAIGFFMQSLDATILNTALPAMATELGESPMKMQSVIVAYALTTAMLIPATGWVADRFGTRRVYGWAIGLFVLGSVLCALSPSLPFLIAARVVQGVGGAMMLPVGRLAVLRTYPRGEFIRAMSFIAIPGQVGPLLGPTLGGWMVEYASWHWIFWINVPVGLIGLWATWRWFPRSAPVAVHRFDGTGYAMLAFGMVAISIALDGLSGMGLGMALVVVLMVFGLASLASYWMHALRVEEPLFAPGLFKVRSLRVGLLGNLFTRFGSGAAPFLIPLMLQVGLKMSPMNAGLMMLATVTGSMLVKRIAVRTVQRYGYKRVLQVNSVMLALMLASFGLVVPGTPVWLLLVQLFIFGGFNSMQFSAMNSVTLKDMEGESASSGNSLLSMVQMLAMSMGVALAGALLTGFSDMWPAHSDERMQAIRATFVTVALMTLAATLVFSQLDADEPVRPAPDGGDA; this comes from the coding sequence ATGCCTCGACCACCTGCGGTTGCGGCTCCAGCTTCTCGGTCTGAGTCGAATGATTGTCTGCGCGCCGGCCGTTCTGGTCTGGCGTTCGCATATTGCTTAAGCCGCTGCGAGTCAGCGGCTTTTTTATTGCCGTGTCGCCTTGTTCCGGAGCTGCCCATGGGTGAGATGCCCGTCACGCACCATAGTGCCCCCCATAAAGAAAGACTGCTGTGGCTGGTGGCCATAGGCTTTTTCATGCAGTCGCTGGACGCGACCATCCTCAACACGGCGTTGCCGGCCATGGCGACCGAGCTGGGCGAGAGCCCGATGAAGATGCAGTCCGTCATCGTGGCCTATGCGCTGACCACGGCCATGCTGATTCCGGCCACGGGCTGGGTGGCCGACCGCTTTGGCACGCGGCGCGTCTACGGCTGGGCGATCGGCCTGTTTGTGCTGGGTTCGGTGCTGTGCGCGCTTTCGCCCAGCCTGCCGTTTCTGATCGCGGCACGCGTGGTGCAGGGCGTGGGTGGGGCCATGATGCTGCCCGTGGGCCGGCTGGCCGTGCTGCGCACCTATCCGCGCGGCGAGTTCATCCGCGCCATGAGCTTTATTGCCATTCCTGGCCAGGTCGGCCCGCTGCTGGGGCCTACCCTGGGCGGCTGGATGGTGGAGTACGCCAGCTGGCACTGGATCTTCTGGATCAATGTGCCCGTGGGACTGATCGGGCTGTGGGCGACCTGGCGCTGGTTCCCGCGCAGCGCGCCCGTGGCCGTACACCGCTTTGACGGCACGGGCTACGCCATGCTGGCATTCGGCATGGTGGCCATTTCCATCGCGCTGGACGGCCTGTCCGGCATGGGACTGGGCATGGCGCTGGTGGTGGTGCTCATGGTGTTCGGCCTGGCCAGCCTGGCCAGCTACTGGATGCATGCGCTGCGCGTGGAAGAGCCGCTGTTTGCGCCGGGCCTGTTCAAGGTGCGCTCGCTGCGCGTGGGTCTGCTGGGTAATCTGTTCACCCGTTTCGGCAGCGGCGCTGCGCCGTTCCTGATCCCGCTGATGCTGCAGGTCGGCCTCAAGATGTCGCCCATGAACGCAGGCCTGATGATGCTGGCCACGGTCACCGGCAGCATGCTGGTCAAGCGCATCGCGGTGCGCACGGTGCAGCGCTATGGCTACAAGCGCGTGCTGCAGGTCAACTCGGTGATGCTGGCCCTCATGCTGGCTTCGTTCGGGCTGGTGGTGCCGGGCACGCCGGTCTGGCTGCTGCTGGTGCAGCTGTTCATCTTCGGCGGCTTCAACTCCATGCAGTTCTCGGCCATGAATTCGGTCACGCTCAAGGATATGGAGGGCGAGTCGGCCAGCAGCGGCAACAGCCTGCTGTCCATGGTGCAGATGCTGGCCATGAGCATGGGCGTGGCCCTGGCCGGAGCCTTGCTGACGGGCTTCAGCGATATGTGGCCGGCGCACAGCGACGAGCGCATGCAGGCCATTCGCGCCACCTTTGTGACGGTGGCCTTGATGACGCTGGCGGCCACGCTGGTGTTCAGCCAGCTCGATGCCGACGAGCCTGTACGCCCGGCTCCGGATGGTGGCGATGCCTGA